The genomic interval CGAGGCCTAACTCAGCTCCTCCCTAGGGCGGGGCCTAATTTGGCTCCTCCCAGGAGGCGGAGCTTACCCCGCCTCTTCCCTCCTCCGTCGGCCCAGAGCCCGGAGTGCGGCGCGGGAACTAACGTTACCGATCCggatcccgatcccgatcccgaaAAGCGGCAGAAACAAACTTCTTAACACCGATTCGTAGATGTTGAAATGGGCATTCTTCTTTATTCAGCGCACTGGACGTTCGGAGGATAGCCCCTCTAATCGAACGCGCCAAATGGCAGATGGACAGGACTTTTTATTACACGCACTGTTTGCATATTCATTAGATATTCTCGCTTGCTTAATACGTATTTATTAGTTTGCTTTACATGGTCCCACCCCTATTGGAAGTCCTCCTTTGGTCTTTCCGGGTCGTCTTCGTCATCTTGACCCCGGTTCTTGAGCAGGCACAGCGTCGTTGTGCTTTGCCAGCAAATGCTGTAAcgtttgttctttattttatctgGGTACACGGAGCTTAGTTTACATCCTATTTGTTTGCATCTCTTATCGAATTCTCAGGGACTTCTCTAAGATTGTATTGTTCCTTATGTGGGCATTCCGGGATACCGTGAGTAAAGTTCCTATTTCTTTGACAGGAGAATTCGCCTTGAGGAGCAATAACCGGAGGGTTCCGCTGCCGCCCCTCGTGGGGTTTGGCACCAGGGGCATCTGTGCCCCGCACCCGTATCGCCCGCTGACCCCCGGAGGGCCGCTCCGGGAGATGGCGGGTTTGTGCTCGCTCTCctgtgggagcagtgggagacGCCGTCTGTGGTCGACTGTGGTGGAGCTGCATCGGTTTTCCCGGATGACTTGCTGTGTGTTGTGGTGGcggcttttctttctgtccatcTAAGTAAGCCAATTTCGCATTTTTTCCAAGCATTCTTGCTGCCTCTTCTGCCCTGTGCACCCACAGAAACCTGAGCTGGTAGGTGCCTCAGAGGGGCCTTAAAGAGCTTGATccctgtgctgcacagccctgggtaCAAGCTCCCCACTCTCCACCCTGTAATGAGTGGTTtaactgctctgcttttccccccaaatcTGGGTGGATTGAGGACAAGTATCTTAAGTGGTGTTTCTCAACTTAATCAGGGACCTCCTGCTTGTTCCTACCCCCCCCGTACTTTTTTAAGAGCTGCACCATATTAGTCTTGTTTTAAGAGCATTAACTGccttttaaatgtgtgttttacttgttttgtgtgtagcacatgtgcacacacccCTTTATCTCCACACATTGATCTTGGCTGTTGGCAAAACCCATTTCATATCCCAGTGCCTTCAATAAAGGACTCTGCAGCAATGCTGGAGTTGGTGTGGTTCCTTTAAGATATGACAcgagtttaaaaagaaaaataaaactctgcTGTCAGATTTAATTTACCAGGGGCTGATATAGCTGGACCCACGCAGTTTCTACTCCTTAACTCTGCTCCTTAAACTCTAGTCATTAAAAGTGCAGCCAGAGCAGTCCTTGCTCGGGGGACTTTTCTCATCCCAGGAATGGAGTTCCAAGCCTGAatgctgctcacagcccagcCTCTGACTCTGACTGATGCCAAAAAATCGGAGAAGAAACTCTATAGGCTCGTTTTGAGTACAGAAAGCCAAAAAAGCACACACGTTTatttcagtgctggctgcatcagaaaaaaattcctaagGGTGCACCCTGAACCACACAGCTTTCATAACTTTATACAACTCTCTAATTACACATTCAAGGATTACCTCACCTGTTCCACCCCATTTTTCACCCACCGTACGCCCCCCTGGAATTACTTCAGAGGTCGTAAAGTGACCCCTGGTGCCAGGCATCAACGTCTTTCTTGCTACGTTCTTCTCTTGACTCCTAGATTTCCTGCCTTCTGGAACTGGCTCAAGGCCTAAACCCAGTCTTGTGGatctgttttgtcttctttctcgCATTTTATCCATCCCTTCACAGGTGCAAGAACCGTCTCTGTTTTTATCACAATTCTTGCTTCTAAAGAatcaagtgctgtgtccattTCTGAGCCCCTCAAtttaggaaggacattgaggtgctggagcaggtccaaagaagggcaacaaggctgatgaagggactggagcacaagtcctatgaggagaggctgagggagttggagttgttcagcctggagcagaggaggctcagggagaccttgttgctctctacaactccctggCAGGAaggtggagccaggtggggatcagtttcttctcccaggcaaccagcagtaggacaagaagGCATAGtccaggggagatttaggttgaacattaggaagacattttttacagagagagtgatcagacattggaatgggctgccaaGGGAAGCGGTGAATTCACcgtctctggaggtttttaagatgagactggatgtggcacttagtgccatggtctagtaggcaaggtggtgttgggtcaaaggttggacttgatgatctcagaggtctttcccaatccctttgattctgtgattcacaaAAAACTATAAACTATGCGCTTTCCCTTGAGAACTTCCAACCTTACTAAAACACATGAGTTCTACGGCTAGCACCctccttttaaaatgcttagTCTAAGACACGTAAATTCTATGGCTATCGGTTTCTAGTAATTAAGTATTCTTAATTTTACTGCTATACGACCTGGGGCACAACCTCAACGTTGCCTTAATCCTCCCAAATCCTGATTTTACCCAGGCTGTTGAACGTTCCTGACCTAGTAGCTGGATCTCctcaaaatcagattttttttctatcccaAACGCTGTTTCGGATACACATCTCAAACAGCCAAGCCAGGCTCCCCTcggccccgctcggccccgCTCGGCCCCTCTCGGCCTCCCTCGGCCCCGCTCGGCTCTGCCCGGCCTCTCTCGGCTCCTCTCGGCCCCGCCCAGCTCTGCCCGGCCCCTCTCGGCTCCCCTCGGCCCCGCCCGGCTCCCGTCTCGGCCCCGCCCGGCtctgcccggccccgcccggctcCCCTCGGCCTCGCTCGGACCCGCTCCCTCAGGCGCCGCCATGGCCCGCAAGAAGCTGCACCGGCCCATCGCCGCCATGGCCAAGAAGATCCGCGAGTACCGCGCGCTGAAGGAGCGCCCGCGGGACTCTCAGCGCTTCGCCCTGGACTACGAGACCATGCGGCGGCCGCTGACGCAGAAGCGGCTGCCGGTGCGGGCCTGGGAGGACGTGCGGAACGAGAACCGGCTTTTCGCGCTGCTCTGCCGCCTGCCACGCTTCGGCGTGGGCCGCACCGTCACCCGCAAGTCCTGGCTGTGGGCGCACGACGAACCCTGCTACTGGGTCATCACCAAGGTGAAGGCGGACTACACGGCCGAGGTACCcgccctgccccatccccacccccccgggacccccaccCGCCGCGCCC from Chiroxiphia lanceolata isolate bChiLan1 chromosome 16, bChiLan1.pri, whole genome shotgun sequence carries:
- the MRPS34 gene encoding 28S ribosomal protein S34, mitochondrial, which gives rise to MARKKLHRPIAAMAKKIREYRALKERPRDSQRFALDYETMRRPLTQKRLPVRAWEDVRNENRLFALLCRLPRFGVGRTVTRKSWLWAHDEPCYWVITKVKADYTAENMDHGRAWGYLTFRGKTEEEVREIDKVMYHDWRMVPKHEEEAFKKFTPVPEETVRFLPYPPLLRAMILAQWQKEGKPITEEPVIDLQKVLATPRERAKKKATGVPV